A region of Mesorhizobium sp. AR02 DNA encodes the following proteins:
- the trbJ gene encoding P-type conjugative transfer protein TrbJ gives MTYTLFPLRAGLLASAMLAAPVVMSAFLATPARALIVFDPSNYAENVLQAARALQQINNQIQSLTNQAQMLVNQARNLASLPMSTLAQLQSSVQQTQQLLGQAQNIAFNVQQIQTAFASTYGKAPTSSSNASLIADAQTRWQNSVGAFQDSLKVQAGVVGNIPSNSSAMTSLVSASQSATGALQAAQAGNQLLALQSQQLSDLVAVLAAKGRADALEQARVTATEAQGQQQYKIFSTRSGYQPVNVTMFSGN, from the coding sequence ATGACCTATACCCTTTTCCCTCTGCGCGCTGGCCTGCTGGCAAGCGCCATGCTGGCCGCGCCTGTCGTCATGTCGGCCTTCCTTGCCACGCCTGCCCGGGCGCTCATTGTCTTCGATCCCAGCAACTATGCTGAGAACGTGCTCCAGGCGGCCCGAGCGCTGCAGCAGATCAACAATCAGATCCAGAGCCTGACCAACCAGGCGCAGATGCTGGTCAACCAGGCACGCAATCTCGCCAGCCTGCCGATGTCGACGCTGGCCCAGCTCCAGTCCTCGGTTCAGCAGACCCAGCAGCTTCTCGGCCAGGCCCAGAATATCGCTTTCAACGTCCAGCAGATCCAGACGGCTTTTGCTTCGACCTATGGCAAAGCGCCGACCTCGTCATCGAATGCGTCGTTGATCGCCGATGCGCAGACGCGCTGGCAGAACTCTGTTGGCGCCTTCCAGGATTCCCTGAAGGTGCAGGCGGGCGTCGTCGGCAATATCCCGAGCAACTCGAGCGCCATGACCTCGTTGGTCTCGGCCAGCCAGTCGGCGACCGGCGCGCTGCAGGCCGCCCAGGCCGGCAACCAGCTCCTCGCTCTGCAGTCCCAGCAGCTTTCCGATCTGGTCGCAGTCCTGGCAGCCAAAGGACGCGCGGATGCGCTGGAGCAGGCACGCGTGACCGCGACTGAGGCGCAGGGCCAGCAGCAGTACAAGATCTTCTCGACGCGCAGCGGCTACCAGCCCGTCAACGTCACCATGTTCAGCGGCAATTGA
- the trbK-alt gene encoding putative entry exclusion protein TrbK-alt: MGRSDIFRALAIVVLIGVFIATVAAINRRPVTPAVPDVAATSAPDDLSAELRRCSALGPQDAEDPRCQVVWEENRNRFFGRPARSLPPPPMPDSATPANAVPRHQTPGDAR, encoded by the coding sequence ATGGGGCGATCGGACATCTTCCGTGCACTGGCGATCGTTGTGCTGATCGGCGTGTTCATCGCGACTGTGGCGGCGATCAACCGACGGCCTGTCACGCCGGCCGTGCCCGATGTCGCGGCCACTTCCGCGCCCGACGACCTTTCGGCCGAACTGCGCCGGTGCAGCGCGCTCGGTCCCCAAGATGCCGAAGATCCGCGCTGCCAGGTGGTTTGGGAGGAGAACCGCAATCGCTTCTTCGGCAGGCCGGCGCGGTCGCTGCCGCCCCCACCAATGCCAGACAGCGCCACTCCGGCCAACGCCGTGCCGAGGCATCAGACGCCGGGAGATGCGCGATGA
- the trbL gene encoding P-type conjugative transfer protein TrbL: protein MNNVGVIDTFLNTFTTYIDSGFGLIKGDVTYLSSTLIVIDITLAGLFWAWGVDEDVLQRVVKKTLYIGFFAFIITNFNNLSAIVFNSFAGLGLKAGGSSIGTADFLRPGRLAQVGLDAGQPLLDAASQMMGFTSFFANFVQIAVLMVSWLLVLIAFFILAVQLFVTLIEFKLTTLAGFILIPFALFNKTAFLAEKVLGNIVASGVKVMVLAVIVGIGTGLFSQFTTTYVDGQPTIEQALSVVLAALAMLGLGIFGPGIATGLVSGAPQLGAGAAVGTSLAVGGAALAGGAGIGLAARGGAATLSGAAAAARGASYGAGAASAAYSLGSAGQTGASGVASGLGGVGRTAGSAAIASFGRATSRAVSGLKESYQSGGQAVAGMTDNVAATDAGTSGAANSSSPAWAQRMKRGASTTADAVKSGDSRGGGHSVNLSERE, encoded by the coding sequence ATGAACAATGTCGGCGTCATCGATACCTTCCTCAACACCTTCACGACCTACATCGATTCCGGCTTCGGGCTGATCAAGGGCGACGTCACCTATCTGTCCTCGACGCTGATCGTGATCGACATCACGCTCGCCGGCCTGTTCTGGGCCTGGGGCGTCGACGAGGACGTGCTGCAGCGGGTGGTGAAGAAGACGCTCTATATCGGCTTCTTCGCCTTCATCATCACCAACTTCAACAATCTCTCGGCCATCGTGTTCAACAGCTTCGCCGGGCTTGGATTGAAGGCGGGCGGTTCGTCGATCGGCACTGCCGATTTCCTGCGGCCCGGCCGCCTTGCCCAGGTCGGTCTCGACGCCGGTCAGCCGCTGCTCGACGCGGCGAGCCAGATGATGGGCTTCACCTCATTCTTCGCCAATTTCGTCCAGATCGCCGTGCTGATGGTGTCGTGGCTGCTGGTGCTGATCGCCTTCTTCATTCTGGCGGTGCAGCTCTTCGTCACGCTGATCGAGTTCAAGCTGACGACACTCGCGGGCTTCATCCTCATTCCCTTTGCGCTGTTCAACAAGACTGCCTTCCTTGCCGAGAAGGTGCTCGGCAACATCGTGGCGTCCGGCGTCAAGGTGATGGTGCTGGCAGTCATCGTCGGCATCGGCACAGGGCTCTTCTCGCAGTTCACCACCACCTATGTCGACGGCCAGCCAACGATCGAGCAGGCCCTCTCTGTCGTCCTCGCGGCTCTCGCCATGCTCGGGCTTGGCATCTTCGGCCCCGGTATTGCGACGGGCCTCGTCTCCGGAGCGCCGCAGCTCGGTGCGGGCGCTGCCGTCGGCACGAGCTTGGCCGTGGGTGGAGCGGCCCTCGCGGGAGGCGCTGGAATCGGTCTGGCAGCCAGGGGAGGTGCGGCAACGCTCTCCGGCGCCGCGGCGGCAGCGCGGGGTGCATCCTATGGCGCTGGCGCCGCATCCGCGGCCTACAGTCTCGGCTCGGCTGGACAGACCGGCGCCTCCGGTGTCGCATCCGGCCTGGGCGGCGTCGGTCGAACTGCCGGCAGCGCGGCGATCGCCTCGTTCGGACGTGCAACCTCCCGCGCCGTCAGCGGTCTGAAGGAGAGCTACCAGTCCGGCGGGCAGGCGGTTGCAGGCATGACAGACAACGTCGCCGCGACCGATGCAGGCACATCTGGCGCCGCCAATTCATCATCACCCGCCTGGGCGCAACGCATGAAGCGTGGCGCCTCAACCACCGCCGACGCTGTGAAGTCGGGCGACAGCCGTGGCGGCGGCCATTCCGTCAATCTGTCCGAGAGGGAGTAG
- the trbF gene encoding conjugal transfer protein TrbF codes for MFRRSSVRYGRTPEPETPYQKAAQVWDERIGSARVQARNWRLMAFGSLILSCGLAGGLVWQSTHGTAVPWVVQVDKLGQAQAVAPATADYTPSDPQIAWYLAHFIEMVRSLPADPIIVRQNWLSAYDFTTTAGAMALNDYARANDPFGKLGKQQVALDVSSVIRASPDSFRVAWVERRYQDGALADTTRWTAILTIAIQPPTDADRLRMNPLGIFVNAINWSKELGQ; via the coding sequence ATGTTCCGCCGATCCTCGGTGCGCTATGGGCGCACCCCCGAACCCGAGACGCCCTATCAAAAGGCCGCGCAGGTCTGGGATGAGCGCATCGGCTCGGCCCGCGTCCAGGCCAGGAACTGGCGCCTGATGGCCTTCGGCTCGCTCATCCTATCCTGTGGCCTGGCCGGCGGCCTCGTCTGGCAGTCGACGCACGGCACGGCGGTTCCGTGGGTGGTGCAAGTCGACAAACTCGGACAGGCGCAGGCCGTCGCGCCGGCAACGGCGGATTATACGCCGTCCGATCCGCAGATCGCCTGGTATCTCGCCCACTTCATTGAGATGGTCCGTTCGCTGCCGGCCGATCCCATCATCGTTCGGCAGAACTGGCTCTCGGCCTACGACTTCACCACCACGGCCGGCGCCATGGCGCTCAACGACTATGCCCGCGCCAACGATCCGTTCGGCAAGCTGGGCAAGCAGCAGGTCGCGCTCGACGTCTCCAGCGTCATCCGCGCTTCCCCGGATTCGTTTCGCGTCGCCTGGGTCGAGCGCCGCTACCAGGATGGCGCGCTCGCCGACACCACCCGCTGGACTGCCATCCTCACCATCGCGATCCAGCCGCCCACCGATGCCGACCGGCTGCGCATGAACCCGCTCGGCATCTTCGTCAACGCCATCAACTGGTCAAAGGAGCTGGGACAATGA
- the trbG gene encoding P-type conjugative transfer protein TrbG codes for MTPPISLDAGGPALRITANRQSHKGGLAVFRKAGLAALLFSVSALGGCASKFIPPDIDYDNAAPAKLTADPPAPVKVVELPRPLPLPGQLKSLAGGKPTPEAANPTVRVNRANAAARIQPVRAGFINAVQIYPYSSGALYQVYTAPGQITDVALQEGEQLVGSGPVAAGDTVRWIIGDTESGAGATKKIHILVKPTRPELVTNLVINTDKRTYLLELRSTEKTYMASVSWQYPEDQLIALRRQNVVAEAAAPIATGVDLASTNFRYAIQGDNPAWRPLRAFDDGEKVYIEFPTGIRQGEMPPLFVIGPAGASELVNYRVRRNYYIVDRLFGAAELRLGDKDSERRVRIVRTDGRPRS; via the coding sequence ATGACCCCACCGATTTCTCTGGACGCCGGCGGTCCGGCTTTACGGATCACCGCAAATCGGCAGAGCCACAAAGGAGGTCTTGCGGTTTTCCGTAAAGCCGGATTGGCGGCTTTGTTGTTTTCCGTTTCCGCGCTCGGCGGCTGCGCATCAAAATTCATTCCGCCGGACATCGACTATGACAACGCAGCACCAGCGAAGCTCACCGCTGATCCGCCAGCGCCGGTCAAGGTCGTCGAGTTGCCCAGGCCCTTGCCGCTGCCCGGGCAGTTGAAGTCGCTGGCGGGTGGCAAACCCACCCCTGAAGCCGCCAATCCAACCGTGCGTGTCAACCGGGCCAATGCCGCGGCCCGCATCCAGCCGGTGCGCGCCGGCTTCATCAACGCCGTGCAAATCTATCCCTATTCGAGCGGTGCGCTCTATCAGGTCTATACCGCGCCTGGCCAGATCACCGACGTCGCACTACAGGAGGGCGAACAGCTTGTTGGCTCCGGACCGGTCGCCGCCGGCGACACGGTGCGCTGGATCATCGGCGATACCGAGAGCGGCGCGGGCGCGACGAAAAAGATCCATATTCTGGTCAAGCCGACCCGGCCGGAGCTGGTGACAAACCTCGTCATCAACACGGACAAGCGCACCTACCTCCTCGAACTCCGCTCGACCGAGAAGACCTACATGGCCTCGGTATCCTGGCAATATCCGGAGGACCAGCTCATCGCGCTGCGCCGGCAGAACGTGGTTGCGGAAGCAGCCGCACCGATCGCCACCGGCGTCGATCTTGCCTCTACTAATTTCCGCTATGCGATCCAGGGCGACAACCCGGCCTGGCGGCCGCTGCGCGCCTTCGACGATGGCGAGAAGGTCTATATCGAGTTTCCGACCGGCATCCGCCAGGGTGAGATGCCGCCACTCTTCGTCATCGGCCCCGCCGGTGCCTCCGAACTGGTCAACTACCGGGTCCGCCGCAACTATTACATCGTCGACCGCCTGTTTGGCGCTGCCGAGCTGCGCCTTGGTGACAAGGACAGTGAACGCCGTGTCCGCATCGTGCGCACCGATGGAAGACCTCGGTCATGA
- a CDS encoding TrbI/VirB10 family protein, which yields MTDAPNEEGSAAPASPVPPNLRLRAGRPRVTRLSRKVLIGMGCVSALAVAGALGYALQTRNKAETGQELLNTQNRPSADGLAGLPKDYTGLPRQAPPLGPPLPGDLGRPILNAGVAPNTVISGAGSDPEAQRLAQETEAARISRLFAQTTQQPQSIAPPAPTIMAGTDTGANATPPVDAGSAQNMQDRKTAFLTASTDTRTISPDRLQAKASPYVVQAGSVIPAALLTGIRSDLPGQITAQVTEAVYDSPTGRFLLIPQGAKLIGQYDSSVAFGQSRILLVWSRLIMPDGTSIVLEREPGADTGGYAGLEDEVDNHWGMLFKAAVLSTLLSVGAEAGTSQDENNLVQAIRSGASNSISQTGQQIIQRQLNIQPTLTVRPGFPVRVIVTRDLVLAPYGQGGTP from the coding sequence ATGACGGACGCGCCGAACGAAGAAGGAAGCGCCGCGCCTGCGTCCCCTGTGCCGCCGAATCTGCGATTGCGGGCGGGGCGACCGCGCGTCACGCGCCTTTCGCGCAAGGTGCTGATCGGCATGGGCTGCGTTTCGGCGCTCGCTGTCGCTGGCGCGCTCGGCTATGCGCTCCAGACCCGCAACAAGGCCGAAACGGGGCAAGAGTTATTGAATACGCAGAACCGGCCATCCGCAGATGGTCTCGCCGGTCTGCCGAAAGACTATACCGGTCTGCCACGCCAAGCCCCACCACTTGGGCCGCCACTGCCCGGCGATCTCGGCCGCCCGATCCTCAATGCCGGCGTAGCGCCCAACACGGTCATTTCCGGGGCAGGTTCTGATCCCGAGGCGCAGAGGCTGGCACAGGAGACGGAGGCTGCGCGCATTAGCCGGCTCTTTGCCCAGACCACCCAGCAGCCACAAAGCATCGCTCCCCCGGCGCCGACAATCATGGCTGGGACCGACACCGGCGCCAATGCGACGCCACCGGTCGATGCTGGCTCGGCTCAGAACATGCAGGACCGCAAGACCGCCTTCCTGACTGCCTCGACCGACACGCGCACCATCAGCCCCGATCGCCTCCAGGCCAAGGCCTCGCCTTATGTCGTGCAGGCGGGCTCCGTCATTCCGGCCGCCCTCCTCACCGGCATACGATCCGATCTCCCTGGTCAGATTACCGCCCAAGTGACCGAGGCGGTCTATGATAGCCCAACGGGGAGGTTCCTTCTGATCCCGCAAGGCGCCAAGCTGATTGGCCAGTACGACAGCTCCGTCGCCTTCGGGCAATCGCGCATCCTGTTGGTCTGGAGCCGCCTCATCATGCCGGACGGCACGTCGATCGTGCTGGAACGCGAGCCCGGTGCCGATACCGGCGGCTATGCCGGACTGGAGGACGAGGTCGATAACCATTGGGGCATGCTGTTCAAGGCAGCTGTCCTTTCGACGCTGCTCAGCGTCGGGGCTGAAGCCGGCACCAGCCAGGACGAGAACAATCTGGTGCAAGCGATCCGCTCTGGCGCCTCCAACTCGATCAGCCAGACAGGCCAACAAATCATCCAGCGTCAGCTCAACATCCAGCCGACTCTGACGGTTCGGCCGGGTTTCCCGGTGCGCGTCATCGTCACGCGTGACCTCGTGCTGGCGCCCTACGGTCAGGGAGGAACACCGTGA
- a CDS encoding DUF2274 domain-containing protein: MTKLKLGPLADDKPVKLAIEIPAALFRDLKSYAEILTHTGGATMPIEPAKLIVPMIERFMATDRAFAKARRNAAQSAPGSVKRSG, translated from the coding sequence GTGACGAAACTGAAACTTGGACCGCTCGCCGACGACAAGCCGGTTAAGCTGGCCATCGAGATTCCGGCGGCATTGTTTCGAGATCTAAAAAGCTACGCTGAGATACTGACGCATACCGGTGGCGCGACAATGCCGATTGAGCCTGCCAAGTTGATCGTGCCGATGATCGAGCGCTTCATGGCGACCGACCGAGCCTTTGCGAAAGCACGCCGAAATGCTGCTCAGTCCGCACCCGGGTCAGTTAAGAGGTCCGGATAG
- a CDS encoding LysR family transcriptional regulator, which produces MDQAVTIELRNLRWAIVAAQHRSLRQAAEILNTRQSTLSRSLRDLEHQFGAILFDRTNGGTRPTEAGLEFLDAARRIVDETEAIAARLKTRSRGESGRLTIGVHSSLSAGNLRATLLDHRRHFPDVETHLVDGSSDYLISDLDSSAIDVAFVAEPNSRWRDRSLLIWNERVVAALPENHPLTGRDVVHWGELRHEPLLSSQRGPGPELLKLLISKMGCSDPCQLLRHDVGLDRLLSLVGAGWGVLLVLESATGAAYPGVTFREVHDAEGPTRLSFRAYWREANCNPSLRPFLDLLRERYPDLLTDPGAD; this is translated from the coding sequence ATGGACCAGGCGGTGACTATCGAGCTTCGGAATCTGAGATGGGCGATCGTGGCCGCGCAGCACCGCAGTCTACGGCAGGCTGCGGAAATCCTGAACACTCGCCAATCCACACTCAGCCGCAGCTTGCGTGATCTTGAACATCAATTTGGTGCCATACTCTTCGATCGTACCAATGGTGGCACCCGGCCGACCGAAGCAGGCTTAGAATTCCTCGATGCCGCCCGGCGCATCGTGGACGAAACGGAAGCAATTGCTGCGCGCCTCAAGACCCGCTCGCGTGGCGAGAGCGGTCGATTGACCATCGGCGTCCATTCCTCACTCTCAGCCGGCAATCTCCGGGCCACTCTCCTCGATCACCGGCGCCACTTTCCCGATGTCGAGACGCATCTGGTCGACGGATCGAGCGACTATCTGATCTCCGACCTCGACAGTTCCGCCATTGACGTCGCCTTCGTGGCTGAGCCCAATTCGAGGTGGAGAGACAGGTCACTATTGATCTGGAACGAACGTGTCGTCGCCGCTCTCCCCGAGAACCATCCGCTGACCGGCCGCGATGTGGTTCACTGGGGCGAACTGAGGCACGAACCGCTTTTGTCGTCACAGCGTGGACCGGGACCGGAACTCCTCAAGCTCCTCATCAGCAAGATGGGATGTTCCGATCCTTGTCAGCTGCTCCGCCATGATGTGGGGCTCGACCGGCTCCTTAGCCTGGTCGGCGCGGGCTGGGGTGTCCTACTGGTATTGGAAAGTGCGACTGGCGCTGCCTATCCGGGTGTCACCTTCCGCGAGGTGCATGATGCCGAAGGTCCGACGCGGCTGAGCTTCCGCGCCTATTGGCGGGAGGCCAACTGCAATCCGTCGCTGCGTCCGTTCCTCGACCTGCTTCGTGAGCGCTATCCGGACCTCTTAACTGACCCGGGTGCGGACTGA
- a CDS encoding cysteine synthase family protein has protein sequence MDAVRKGLPFSGYSDAYALPSIIRCETNLYLAQFAFMKLLPAKYIIEQALARGALTHGMKVLETSSGTFALGLAVVCRERGFQLEIFTDPVMDKGLENRLTSLGAKVFIITEKAKHGGYQRSRLDALHARMRQLGHSCFWPRQYETPDNPAAYKRFADQISGILDADVTLVGSVGSGGSTCGTIERLRQKAPGARLIGVDTFNSVIFGQQDGERKLRGLGNSLVPKNVKHELYDEVHLISAPLAFAATRSLHERHAVFAGPTSGASYIVGRWRARQYPRESVVVICPDEGHRYVEAVYDNEWLKQNGCLNEGVLLEAPTTENHPSTALPPWNRYLWNRRSREAVLNVSEDPS, from the coding sequence ATGGACGCTGTTCGCAAAGGCCTGCCATTCTCCGGCTATTCCGATGCCTATGCTCTCCCCAGCATTATTAGGTGTGAGACAAACCTCTATCTAGCGCAGTTCGCGTTCATGAAGCTTCTGCCTGCGAAGTACATCATTGAGCAAGCGCTGGCTCGAGGGGCTTTGACGCACGGCATGAAAGTTCTCGAGACCTCGAGCGGAACCTTCGCGCTCGGTTTGGCCGTAGTTTGCCGGGAACGTGGATTCCAGCTCGAAATCTTTACAGACCCAGTGATGGACAAAGGCCTCGAAAACAGGTTGACCTCCTTGGGGGCCAAAGTCTTCATAATAACTGAAAAGGCGAAGCATGGTGGCTATCAAAGAAGCCGCCTCGACGCATTACATGCCAGGATGAGACAGTTGGGCCACTCCTGTTTCTGGCCCCGGCAATACGAAACACCGGACAACCCCGCAGCCTATAAGCGCTTCGCCGATCAGATATCGGGGATATTGGACGCCGACGTAACTTTGGTCGGTTCTGTGGGGTCAGGCGGCTCTACCTGCGGAACGATAGAGCGCCTCCGCCAAAAAGCCCCTGGCGCGCGCCTGATTGGAGTGGACACGTTTAACAGCGTCATTTTTGGCCAACAGGATGGCGAACGGAAACTGCGGGGGCTGGGAAACAGTCTTGTCCCCAAGAACGTGAAGCATGAACTGTATGACGAGGTGCATCTCATCTCGGCTCCGCTCGCATTTGCTGCAACGCGATCCCTCCACGAACGGCACGCCGTTTTCGCCGGTCCGACATCCGGAGCGAGCTACATCGTTGGGCGTTGGCGCGCTCGGCAATATCCAAGAGAAAGCGTAGTCGTCATATGTCCTGATGAAGGCCACCGCTACGTCGAAGCTGTTTACGACAACGAGTGGCTCAAGCAGAACGGATGTCTAAACGAAGGTGTTCTGCTGGAGGCGCCGACAACCGAAAATCACCCTTCGACTGCCCTCCCACCGTGGAACCGATATCTCTGGAATCGGAGAAGCAGGGAAGCTGTCCTAAACGTTTCGGAGGACCCGTCATGA